The following are encoded in a window of Bacillota bacterium genomic DNA:
- a CDS encoding ABC transporter substrate-binding protein has protein sequence MFRRGRVTTTLFLAAALVLACTLLASGQEQQPKYGGIWKDALGADPPDLDPVMATDTTSAEVGYQIFETLVAIDPNGEIVPLLAESWKASPDGKTFTFKLRKGVYFHKTTEGGKPTANGGREVTADDWVWTFNYICDPKTNSPRAYFIDMVKGYKEYREGKAQSISGIKALDKFTLQIETTYPFAPFIAVLSYNTFVVLPKEDVLKWGKDWNFHVVGTGPFKFESWKHDDKLVLSRNENYWMKDKWGNRLPYLDSIEFRIITDATIEWTEYKLGNLYATQVDDPYYPEASKGLKVDKGVKTAVNELGTYLERPQLGTYYYGMNQTLPPFKDNKYLRQAFNYAINRQALIDFVLNGRAMPAKGVLPPGMFAYNENLKGYTYDPKMAKDLLVKAGYPKGVQVTLQYNTSQGHKRIAEALQAQFAQVGIKVDLKNVDWGAHLDTCGTQGTVPFFRMGWVVDYPDPDNFLYVLLNSDNFGDPGNYTRYHNPLFDDLTKQARLATDQEVRRKLYQKAEQIVVEDAPWVFIYHYTSHNMIKPFVRGYKLPSFGQYCNKFTEVWLDL, from the coding sequence TGCGGCTGCCCTGGTCCTGGCGTGCACGCTCCTCGCGAGCGGGCAGGAACAGCAGCCAAAGTACGGCGGCATCTGGAAGGACGCCCTCGGCGCAGATCCCCCCGACCTTGACCCCGTTATGGCAACGGATACCACCTCAGCCGAGGTTGGTTATCAGATCTTCGAAACCCTAGTCGCGATCGACCCTAACGGCGAGATCGTGCCTCTCCTCGCGGAGTCCTGGAAAGCCTCTCCCGACGGCAAGACCTTCACGTTCAAACTCCGGAAAGGTGTGTACTTCCACAAGACCACCGAAGGTGGCAAACCCACCGCAAATGGAGGCCGCGAGGTCACCGCGGACGACTGGGTATGGACCTTCAACTACATCTGCGATCCGAAGACCAATTCCCCGCGGGCCTACTTCATCGACATGGTAAAGGGCTACAAGGAGTATCGCGAAGGGAAGGCCCAGTCGATCTCGGGCATCAAGGCCCTCGACAAATTCACGCTGCAGATCGAGACCACCTATCCGTTTGCCCCGTTCATCGCAGTGTTGAGCTACAACACGTTCGTGGTGTTGCCCAAGGAAGACGTGTTGAAGTGGGGCAAGGACTGGAACTTCCACGTCGTGGGAACCGGGCCTTTCAAGTTCGAGTCTTGGAAGCACGATGACAAGCTGGTGTTGTCCCGGAACGAGAATTACTGGATGAAGGACAAGTGGGGCAACAGGCTCCCTTATCTTGACAGCATCGAGTTCAGGATCATCACCGACGCCACAATTGAATGGACCGAGTACAAGCTGGGCAACCTCTACGCCACACAGGTAGACGACCCATACTATCCCGAGGCGTCCAAAGGCTTGAAGGTCGACAAGGGCGTGAAGACCGCCGTGAACGAGCTTGGCACCTACCTTGAGAGGCCGCAGCTGGGCACGTACTACTACGGCATGAACCAGACCCTCCCGCCGTTCAAAGACAACAAGTATCTGAGACAGGCCTTTAACTACGCCATAAACAGACAGGCCCTTATTGACTTCGTGCTCAACGGCCGCGCCATGCCTGCCAAGGGAGTGCTCCCACCCGGGATGTTCGCTTACAATGAGAACCTCAAAGGCTACACCTATGATCCAAAGATGGCCAAAGATCTTCTCGTGAAAGCTGGATATCCCAAAGGCGTCCAGGTGACGCTCCAGTACAACACGAGCCAGGGCCACAAAAGGATAGCCGAAGCTCTCCAGGCTCAGTTCGCCCAGGTCGGTATCAAGGTCGACCTCAAGAACGTGGACTGGGGTGCCCACCTTGACACATGCGGCACCCAAGGGACTGTGCCTTTCTTCCGCATGGGCTGGGTCGTCGACTATCCCGACCCCGACAACTTCCTGTACGTCCTGTTGAACTCCGACAACTTCGGAGACCCAGGTAACTACACTAGGTATCATAACCCGCTCTTTGACGATCTCACGAAGCAAGCCAGGCTTGCCACAGACCAGGAGGTCAGGAGGAAACTATACCAGAAAGCCGAGCAGATCGTGGTCGAGGATGCGCCCTGGGTATTCATATACCACTATACGAGCCACAACATGATAAAGCCCTTCGTGCGAGGATACAAGCTCCCGTCGTTCGGGCAATATTGCAACAAGTTCACCGAGGTCTGGCTGGACCTGTAG